The genomic region taaagatttaTGTACAAATGTATTCGGATAaacttttctaaaattataggagaagaaaataaaataaaatttgaaataagcaTTCCATAAACTAAAAGTAGTTCATGTATATAAACTGATTTTTAAGAGTTCTCTCACATTAACTTCTCCGAAagcttatttttaacttataaataaactaatttaacttatagagaaatttatttcatttttttcttattttcttctactATAAATACAATTAGAAAAGTTTTTCTAAATAAACCcaaaatataagattataacTCCTAGCTGAGGAATTGAAGCTTATTGCATTGTAAGTACATTGAAACTTGTAGAAGATAATTCAAGATGGAGGGCTACGTAGaataattaaagatttaataacttaaattacattatttacaaatataatttcattatagaccatatatttatataaatgtgcATGGTAATCACCAGTCAATAAACGATTATGAATGTGAATATTGGTGGACCTAGTGCCTCCTGGATGAACAGAATTAGCAGTAATATCTATTCCATCTTCCTGACAAAGATGCATTAAAGATTaagagattatatatatatatatatatatatatatatatatatatatatataacaaattaataaggCAAAACTAAAAGACAATTTTTTCACATTAGCATAAAGAAGGAAGGTCACCataataaagagaaaagaatGTGAAACAAGAGCTGTTTAGtttgagaaaacattttctattgtcatttttaattacaaaaatgtcacattaatatctttaaatttgtatctttttttatatagtttcttatacattttttttaaaaaaggaaacaaagtgaaaataaagtggtatttttgtaattaaaattaaaactattttttatgctgtctctaaaataattcaaattttctgATGATTGTGATTGCTAGAAGTTTCAAGATTAACTATATGACAAGGAATACGTAGTTTAGGCATCTAGCTCCTAAATCCTAATTTGACTACAAACCCTACTCAAACCAAGGACTTGTAAAACTTGGTAGCTACTataataattgtaaaattttgCTAAATAATTGTTTGCAATCATCTAGTAAAAAAGATTGGCAATGTcaataagtaatatttttttttttttgaaaggtcaaatgaatttcataaattaaggAAGAAAATATAACTATTACATGAGTTGTGCTAAAGTTCAGTAATCAAATGTCAAGTACAAGAACCAAGGAACATAAACACTAGTAAAATTAGATTGCTAGAAAAAAGCAAATATATTCAAACTCATATATTGTacttaatttatgtttattcGCAATGAGTGGTTGTTTCAATTAGGTTTTAACCACTTATCTAGCCTACGCTAAATGgcctttactaattaaacatAGAAGTAGGTCATgccataatttggaaatatttatttagaagTACTAGTTCCTTAATTAAATAATGGAAGCATGATAGAGAAAGCAAAGAACAAATGTAAGATAAGGTATATCGACCTCTTAGTAATTAGCCAAAGGTAAGGTTTAGAAAAATCAACAGTGGTGGTAATGTTTATTATAATGGccttatggtaaaaaaaaaaagtctaaaatTATTAACCAACTCATaacaatgaaataataaattactcGTTGTGGGGCAACCTTGAGACGCCTTGCCAGTTCATTGGCATGCAAAATATTAGCAAGCTTTGATTGTCCATATGCACACCAATTGTTGTAACTGTAAATAAGGAAGCAAATAAATTATGCAAAACAATTAGATTTTGCAGACGTGCTATAGTTCTTAATTGtgtatatgtaaaataaagatattttaaaaatgataaccaTCATAAAATGGGATCTTTTATGTTAAGTcatcaacaaaatatatttaacaataAAGTGGAAGTATATTCGATTTCATGAATAATATGATGTTGGAATTTCTAAGTTCTTAATCTTCTAGCTAGTCTTTTATACACAATATATACCGGAGAATAAAGAgactcttctatttttttatgatgaaatATGGAAAAAGAGCATCGTTTATATAACTTGAAGATGACAACCCTTTTATAAAGTacataatatttaatgaaaagtaACGACTTTTgaacttttcttatttttattttagtacatCATAAAAATAAGACTTTTTGTGTCTCCCTGTTACAAAACTCATCATCTAATTAATGACAACAATTTCagtgataaaaaaattccttaTAAGATCATCTCAAAAGGAACAACTTATAATGTTTGATTAATTATATAAGTCTggtcattaaataaatatcaaacaaAATTCCATTTTGCCTAAAAAAATTCCATTTAGGCCACATCTATCATTATTCAATCATGTAGAcgctaaaaaaaatgtcatcatTACTCTAATAATTTGAACACTATCCTCCAtacatacacacatatatatatatatatatatatatatatatatatatatatatatatatatatatatatataaaataggaTGAAAGTGATCTTTGTTCAATGTATCATAAACAGGTAGTTTAAACTTAGAAAATTGTTCAGAAACAAGATagtttaaaatccaaaaattattaatcaaattaaagaaaactcAAGCAatcataacaatttttttaatgatttgatAGAAAATGGATTTGATTGGTaccatttgtttaaaataaaagggaGGTATAAAGATGATAACTAAATCTATGAAGAATGTGATGAAATTTGTGAGTTCCATATCTGTTCCCATAGTTTATATGCATAATTCTCTCTTAGAGAATATGAAATCTCTTCTAATGATTGGATGTTAAAAAAGAAAGCTATTCCTATAACTTAGAGTTAATATATAgcttttttatattaagtttttATTCTCTTGAGaaatataataacttttaaacttttccttttttatatagaaatattACATCTACAAAATGTTTtcacaatttattataaataatttttctctgttTCTCTATATCTCATTTCATCTCACATTCTCTGTTCTTTTCCTATTTGTCTCCCtttgtttataatatatctTGTGAATTTTTGTTGTATGAATAATACTATCTTTTTATTGATCCATagtataaaaatagaaataagacTCTTcctatttacatattaattacaAAACCTGTATTGAATGGAATATAGTTAATTCTTAATACTttataaaaaacttataatgcataattggttatatatatatatataaaatttgttagtgCATCAGTAACTAATATCATAAATTCAATAACCCACTCAATTTTTTCTATAAgttaatttatgaatatttattgtactttatcatttactttttaaataaaaaataaaaaaattatttctctctcttattcCACATGTTTTCTCTCCTCTCTCATTCTATAAGTTACAaaactttctttctctctccatgTTATTGATGGGATCCTCCATCTTTATCTCTTTCTCTCCATATCGGTTGGCATGGTGGTGGGAGAGGAGGTGTTGTAACATGATTTTCTGAtgcatgagaaaaaaaaaaccttgaaaaaaatttaatgtcgaTCAACACGAGGGAGTGTAGtgctaaaaaaaatctattatttcatttttctccaacATTGTTTACTGGCCATGGCCACTCATCTTCTAGGTTACCCGTGATCCAACAAAGAAGccttattaacttttttaaaataggaaGTCAATGGTGGACATGTCTTTGATCAacgcattttttaaaataaaacattcaatTAGTATAATaaccttaaaataaattaataaaataaaagatatgttGGATTTTTTGTGTTAAAGATATCTAATACTAAATGCAACATACTTTTATATCCAAGTGCATCAGatcttatcaattattttttgtatagaTACTTAATTTGACATTCTAATTATGAGTGATAGACCATTTCATACAcattatatttatgtaaaacCTTATATTACAtatatctataaataatatcataaactaaagtttgacaataatatttatcatttcaAGAGTTGAACAAAAATATTAGAGCCAAattgttagtaaaaaaattgaagtctcTAGCATAATTGTTCTTTTGATAAATTCTTAGAAGAGGGAGGCTTCATAAACATTTTTTCCATGAAAAAGAATATGGTAGAATAATTTACAATCATAGATATTATATTTGGTATATTTTTTACCTTGACTGGTcattaattttgtcaaaaagGATTCCTTCATGATATGTGAATCGATAACCAATTGATGAGACATTAACAATTCTTCCTTGTTTCTTACTTTCACTTGTTGTTTTCTTCATAGTATCCAACAACGcatttgttaaaagaaaatgaCCTGTGGAATTATGttgtagaaaaactaaaagattaaaattattttgacatTTTCTTGGCCTATGTTTTaatctaaataataaaagaaatatttgacAATTTATGGAAAATCATTAGTGTAAATACTCTGCACATAATTATATGCAACAATTATTTATAACCTTTTCGCACGACTAAGATACATGCATGTACATGCACATGCGTGCACATACACATGTAAAAAGAAAGGTGTCACATGTGTATGTCTCTTCCTAAGACACACACAAACGGACACACATATGAATATGCGCATTACCTACTAAAGATACATCACATGCGTGTAGGTACAACATGTGTACAAATACACACATATAAAAGATAGGTTTTGCATAATTAAGCAACATACATGAGCATGCATGCATCACTAATAGAAAACACACAAATAGAGATTTTAGGTTTCTATGCTACTTCATGAGATGCACCACCCACACATATGCACACACATACCATGAATAAATATGTTTCACATGTGTATGCTACTACATAAGACACTCAAATCCATGAACAAATGCACACACCACCCAACCAAGACatacttataaaaaattgttatggAATTAGATAGTTTCAACATACCTATGTAATTTATGGCAAATTGAAGTTCAATGTTATCCTTGGATAGTGCAAAAGGGGCAGCACAAATTCCTGCATTGTTTCTttgaattacaaaaaataaaaaattacacaacattataattaaattgtttgTGAGAATGGTAGAGATAAGATGTGTGCActtaaagagagagagagagatgtacAATTATATTGAACACACATAAAAAATTGACAATGTAGCCCATGCATTCTTACATCAAAATATTCAATGAAAGACCATATGAATTGAACTTTGAAGCAAAATTCCGGATAGATGTCATAGAACTAAGATCTAGCTCCATGACATCAACTTTAGCTGTGGGAACCTCCTTAAGTATTGCTTCCTTAACAGTTTTTGCACCAATCATATCTATCACCCCCATAATCACATGGACATCACGCAAAGCAAGAACACGAGCAGTCTCAGCACCAAGACCACTCGATGCTCATGTCAATCAAATATAAGATGCAAGTTTGTAAAAACAAACGGAAAATTTTATAGAGtttcatatttgtttaaaaGTGTGCAAGTATTAGGATAaagtataagtattttttttaagagtttgaaaactttgggaattaaaacaaattaaagtatAGTTAAGGTTAGTTATGGTTTCCTCTTTTTGCAATCAAGTAAAATGTAACACTGATGGGACGACTAAGGGCTCTCTTGGGGCAACTTACTATGGAGGAATATTAACAGAGAACTTTGTTGCCATTCTTGGATTCTTTGCTATGAATCTTGGTATCAATAATGTAATTTTGGGGAATTGGTTGATGCAGTGAAGGCCATTGATTTTGCTAATGAAAATGGATGGTTAAACTTGCGGCTAGAATGCAATTTCATGTTGGTCACTAAAGCTTTTCAGAATGATAGAAGATTAGTTCCtaggaaaaatagaaaaaaagtagaagaaatGCATAGCTTTTACCAAACATATGAATCTTTTTGTCAGTCATATTTATCGTGAGGGCAATACTTATGAAAATAAGCTAGCCTCACATGGTACAACTTAGAATAGAGTGATCACTTgagaagttttcaaagagatttTCTTGGAAAAGCACCTTCATGAGGACATTTAGAATCACAAGAAGACTGAGTTCTTGGAACTCAAGCATGGAAACATGATTGTGACCAACTATTTGGTCAACTTTGATGAACTACCCAAAGTGTGTTAAGTTTGTTAATCACTTGCCACATAAGATCATACAATCCATTAACTACCTGTAGATTCACTAGTTTCTTATACTATAAGAGTGTGGGCCCAATGAAGAAGATGTTTGGTGCTCAAAGTCATTGAAAGTcattataacatatttttttaatttattattcaagtgatttaattaaattataagagaaattaaatttagtttaagtacttgaatgaattaattaataaatttggtgATTTGATTTTATGTGTGTATGTGGCTAGtgagttttaatattttgggcTTAAGAGGATGgattttagtttatatttgGAGGGACAGGTGTGTATAGTAAAGTTTATGTGTGAAAAAGGAGGAATTACAAGAGTCATAAACTCTTCTTCAACTCTAAAAAATCTTAAACGCAAACACAAAAGTTCTCATTCTATTCTCTTATTTCTCTTCAAGAAAACAAATTCTTTGAAGAATTGAGAACTTGGTTTTCTTGCTCAAAGGAGATCTTTTCCTTCTCTATTTAGTGTTCATTGGTTGTTCCTTTTTGTGATAAACACCCTTCCTTCCTCTTTTATATTCCATTTTCGTTTTTCACTAGGGCACCCACGAAGGTTTCATGGAAAAGacttagtttttagttttgaatCTGACTTTGGGTTGATTTTGGGTATGGATAATGCCCTTATAGTTTGAATTGTTAGTGGAGTTGAAGAAAACTTCCTCCTTGGATCCAAAGTtccctcttttcttcctttgtttCATCTCAAAGCAAGTTCCTTGGGTTTTATAGATACGAAAAACTTTATCCTTTTCAATGCTTCGGTTGTTTTGAATTGGTTTCGAGGTTACTTAAAAATGAATCATGttgttaaaaatggaagtttgAGCATTTGaggttttaagttttaaaatttaggttgttgatcatttgatgaatattgattttttgttgtttaagtATTTGGAATTGATGGAAAAAAGTTTGAGTTTGTTTTGGGATGATTTGGAAGCCAAGAAAGACAATTCTacagaaattttgaaattctagAAAATTTGCATCTAGTGACCATTTTCACGTCCAAT from Glycine soja cultivar W05 chromosome 16, ASM419377v2, whole genome shotgun sequence harbors:
- the LOC114390017 gene encoding short-chain dehydrogenase TIC 32, chloroplastic-like, whose product is MGWPFSRIGASGFSSYSTAKEVTHGIDGSGLTAIVTASSGLGAETARVLALRDVHVIMGVIDMIGAKTVKEAILKEVPTAKVDVMELDLSSMTSIRNFASKFNSYGLSLNILINNAGICAAPFALSKDNIELQFAINYIGHFLLTNALLDTMKKTTSESKKQGRIVNVSSIGYRFTYHEGILFDKINDQSSYNNWCAYGQSKLANILHANELARRLKEDGIDITANSVHPGGTRSTNIHIHNRLLTGLVKIVRLFGVEKILGLMAKNVQQGASTTCYVALHPQVSGINGKHFADNNLAEVYSHGRDVDLAKKLWDFSINLTK